In Vibrio lentus, a single genomic region encodes these proteins:
- a CDS encoding adenine nucleotide alpha hydrolase — translation MKKKVVISWSSGKDSTLTLERLLESSEYEVVALYTTYVGDEVPFQVTPIDVVAMQAQLVGLPLITIELPEVFPSNEIYQSTIVSALKGSGLSIDAVAFGDMFCNGIADYRRSYIKPAGWECVFPLMGESSQTLASEIIDRGIETFLVTVDSDALDMDYCGKEYTLELIDSLPSHVDPCGEDGEFHTLVTSAPCFRGKLKIDLENVEQGERFVHQRYQACII, via the coding sequence ATGAAAAAGAAAGTCGTCATAAGTTGGTCGTCAGGTAAAGACTCGACATTAACGTTAGAGCGTCTACTTGAAAGCTCCGAATATGAAGTTGTTGCTCTCTATACGACATATGTTGGAGATGAAGTTCCTTTCCAAGTGACTCCGATTGACGTTGTTGCCATGCAGGCGCAATTAGTCGGTTTGCCATTGATCACGATTGAACTTCCGGAAGTGTTCCCTAGTAATGAGATTTATCAAAGTACTATTGTTTCCGCACTTAAAGGTTCTGGCTTATCAATTGATGCGGTCGCGTTTGGAGACATGTTCTGTAATGGCATTGCCGATTATCGAAGAAGCTATATAAAACCAGCAGGTTGGGAGTGTGTATTTCCTCTAATGGGAGAGAGCAGTCAGACACTTGCGAGTGAAATAATAGACAGAGGAATCGAAACCTTTCTCGTCACAGTCGATAGCGACGCATTGGACATGGACTATTGCGGGAAAGAATACACCCTTGAGCTAATAGACAGCTTACCTAGTCATGTCGATCCATGTGGCGAAGATGGCGAGTTCCATACCTTAGTGACGTCAGCGCCATGCTTTAGAGGTAAGCTCAAGATAGACCTAGAAAATGTAGAGCAAGGTGAGCGTTTTGTTCATCAACGTTATCAAGCTTGTATTATATAG
- a CDS encoding TonB-dependent receptor domain-containing protein, protein MNKSLLAAAVASLLSPISNLHAQEASTDETMVVTANRFEQPLSDVIASTTVISKQEIEETQAKSLVDVLKRVPGVEVSQSGGRGHSASVFMRGYNSDQVLFLVDGVRIDSAAGGINFNHIPVGIIERVEVIRGSGGALYGSDAVAGVINVITESAHSTESTMIAVGAGSDAQKEANFSTTRKLSNGGTLKLAGGFDETEGYDIKDPATGLNYGYESQNLFASYSQPINEAFTGTASVRWFDSLTEYDSSGKNYGYSENLSVTAAVDYKGDNLSSTFRANQQAIENLDYSQAQGKDNAGTKKKIDLTNLQFLNQYYINENVSVGAGADWRREKLDDDALSYGSPDALAGESRDTTGVYASSELRFGDVQIVGSVRNDKHDTYDNHTTWSLGTRYYLTEKHSLRAAAGTSFKAPSYSDLTTNSDLKPEEAENREIGYTGEFDLFKLDVTAYDNEVDNLIIWYEGSPFWYPQNVDAKLKGLEITGNFDTWFIHHTVIAEFKDHKDSAGNKLAKRADENYKWLMDASYEDFDVNLTYTYTGDRAGNPKETTDPDNILPSVSLWDVSVGYWISPELVVRGRVDNLTNENYQTTLGYNAPERRYFANLAYQF, encoded by the coding sequence ATGAACAAATCCCTTTTAGCGGCTGCTGTAGCATCGCTGCTTTCACCTATCTCCAATTTACACGCCCAAGAAGCATCTACTGACGAAACCATGGTGGTTACGGCTAACCGTTTTGAGCAGCCTCTAAGTGATGTTATTGCTTCTACTACCGTTATTTCAAAACAAGAAATAGAAGAAACCCAAGCTAAGTCTTTAGTGGATGTTTTGAAACGAGTACCTGGTGTTGAAGTTTCTCAAAGTGGCGGACGTGGGCACAGTGCCTCTGTTTTTATGCGTGGCTACAATAGCGATCAAGTATTGTTTCTAGTCGATGGTGTTCGTATTGACTCTGCTGCCGGCGGTATTAACTTCAACCATATTCCAGTAGGTATTATTGAGAGAGTTGAAGTGATTCGTGGCTCTGGTGGCGCTTTATATGGATCAGATGCGGTAGCGGGTGTGATTAACGTTATTACTGAGTCTGCTCATTCTACTGAATCGACAATGATAGCTGTTGGCGCTGGCAGTGATGCTCAAAAGGAAGCTAATTTCTCAACGACTCGAAAATTGTCGAACGGCGGAACATTGAAACTCGCTGGCGGTTTTGATGAGACTGAAGGTTACGATATTAAAGACCCGGCTACTGGTCTTAATTATGGCTATGAAAGCCAAAATCTTTTTGCGTCATACTCACAGCCGATCAATGAGGCCTTTACTGGCACAGCATCTGTTCGTTGGTTTGATAGTCTGACTGAGTATGACTCTAGTGGTAAGAACTATGGTTACTCTGAGAACTTGAGCGTTACAGCCGCTGTTGACTATAAAGGTGATAACTTAAGCTCTACCTTTAGAGCTAATCAACAGGCAATCGAAAACCTAGACTATTCACAAGCTCAAGGTAAAGACAATGCTGGAACAAAGAAGAAAATAGATCTGACGAACCTGCAGTTCTTAAATCAGTATTACATTAATGAGAACGTATCTGTTGGTGCTGGTGCTGACTGGCGTAGAGAAAAACTTGATGATGATGCCTTGTCATATGGTTCACCTGATGCTCTAGCTGGCGAGTCTCGCGATACTACTGGCGTCTACGCTTCTTCTGAACTTCGATTTGGTGATGTTCAAATTGTAGGTAGTGTACGTAACGATAAACACGACACATACGACAACCACACTACATGGTCTTTAGGTACTCGCTATTACCTAACAGAAAAGCACTCACTTAGAGCGGCTGCGGGTACATCATTTAAAGCTCCGAGCTATTCTGATCTAACAACAAATTCAGACCTGAAGCCTGAAGAAGCCGAAAATCGCGAAATTGGATACACAGGTGAATTCGATTTATTCAAGTTGGATGTGACTGCATACGATAATGAAGTCGATAACTTAATTATTTGGTATGAAGGTAGCCCATTTTGGTATCCTCAAAACGTAGATGCAAAACTTAAAGGTTTAGAAATCACAGGTAATTTTGACACGTGGTTTATCCATCATACGGTTATCGCTGAATTTAAAGATCATAAAGACTCTGCTGGCAACAAATTAGCGAAGCGTGCTGATGAAAACTACAAGTGGTTGATGGATGCTTCATATGAAGATTTTGATGTGAACCTTACTTATACATACACGGGTGATAGAGCGGGTAATCCAAAAGAAACAACCGATCCAGATAATATTTTGCCATCAGTGAGCTTGTGGGATGTTTCTGTGGGGTACTGGATCTCCCCTGAGCTAGTTGTCCGTGGTCGAGTTGATAACTTAACTAATGAGAACTACCAAACAACGCTAGGATATAACGCTCCTGAACGCAGGTACTTTGCTAATCTAGCTTACCAATTCTAA
- the trmA gene encoding tRNA (uridine(54)-C5)-methyltransferase TrmA: MANLDVNPQRYQEQLAEKTERLTEMFSQYDVPELEVYESPEQHYRMRAEFRVWHEGDDMYYVMFNQETKEKYRVDQFPAASRLINDLMPLLTDAMKENHSLRHKLFQVDFLSTLSGEILVSLLYHRQLGEQWIQDAKALKQQLNDEGFNLNLIGRARKMKIVLDRDYVIEKLDVNGDSYIYQQVENSFTQPNGKVAEKMLEWAVDCTQDSKGDLLELYCGNGNFSLALAQNFERVLATELAKPSVESAQYNIAANKIDNVQIIRMSAEDFTVAMEGKREFRRLQQANIDLKSYNCNTIFVDPPRSGMDVDTCKMVQGYERIMYISCNPETLKENLDILSETHDITRFALFDQFPYTHHMEAGVFLERKA, encoded by the coding sequence ATGGCGAATTTAGATGTAAACCCGCAACGCTACCAAGAACAACTAGCAGAAAAGACTGAGCGTCTTACTGAGATGTTCTCACAATACGATGTGCCTGAGTTGGAAGTGTATGAATCTCCAGAACAACACTACCGCATGCGTGCTGAGTTTCGCGTGTGGCATGAAGGTGACGATATGTATTACGTCATGTTCAATCAAGAGACCAAAGAAAAATACCGTGTAGACCAGTTCCCAGCGGCTAGCCGTCTTATCAACGACTTAATGCCTCTACTAACAGATGCAATGAAAGAGAACCACTCTCTACGCCACAAGCTATTCCAGGTAGATTTTCTTTCTACGTTGAGTGGTGAGATTTTGGTATCACTGCTTTACCACCGTCAATTGGGCGAGCAATGGATTCAAGATGCTAAAGCACTTAAGCAACAATTGAATGATGAAGGTTTTAACCTAAACCTGATTGGCCGTGCGCGTAAGATGAAGATCGTGCTGGACCGCGACTACGTCATTGAAAAGCTAGACGTGAATGGTGACAGCTATATCTACCAACAAGTAGAGAACAGCTTTACGCAACCAAACGGCAAAGTAGCAGAGAAAATGCTGGAGTGGGCTGTCGACTGTACTCAAGACAGCAAAGGTGACTTGCTAGAACTTTACTGTGGTAACGGTAACTTCTCATTAGCACTGGCACAAAACTTTGAGCGTGTACTAGCAACTGAGCTAGCGAAGCCATCTGTAGAGTCAGCACAGTACAACATTGCGGCGAACAAGATCGATAATGTTCAGATCATTCGTATGTCCGCGGAAGATTTTACCGTAGCAATGGAAGGTAAGCGTGAATTCCGCCGCCTACAACAAGCAAACATCGATCTGAAGAGCTACAACTGCAACACTATCTTTGTTGATCCACCGCGCTCAGGTATGGATGTTGATACTTGTAAGATGGTGCAAGGCTACGAACGTATCATGTACATCTCTTGTAACCCTGAGACATTGAAAGAGAACCTAGACATTCTAAGCGAAACACACGACATCACTCGTTTTGCTCTATTTGACCAGTTCCCTTATACGCACCACATGGAAGCCGGTGTATTCCTTGAGCGTAAAGCGTAA
- a CDS encoding YijD family membrane protein: protein MSNENNTVNRGSERKTLVLAVVAGVCGDALLSWVTMSEVGFSIFPLIALVLAVQALYQEYLTNPVSEDIPLVGLACFFVGAFGHSAFVKAQHPDAGSNFFAIIVAMLLLAWVGKKLGFIGKTA, encoded by the coding sequence ATGTCGAATGAAAATAATACTGTAAACCGTGGTTCTGAAAGAAAGACACTCGTACTTGCTGTTGTTGCAGGTGTGTGTGGTGATGCACTGTTATCTTGGGTAACAATGAGCGAAGTGGGCTTCTCTATTTTCCCGCTGATTGCTTTAGTTTTGGCTGTACAAGCGCTTTACCAAGAATACCTAACTAATCCAGTATCTGAAGATATTCCGTTAGTAGGTTTAGCTTGTTTCTTTGTAGGTGCATTTGGCCACTCGGCTTTTGTGAAAGCACAACACCCTGATGCAGGTTCAAACTTCTTTGCGATTATTGTTGCTATGTTATTGCTCGCTTGGGTAGGTAAGAAGCTAGGCTTTATCGGTAAAACCGCTTAA
- the fabR gene encoding HTH-type transcriptional repressor FabR: MKPMGIRAQQKEKTRRSLIDAAFSQLSADRSFSNLSLREVAREAGIAPTSFYRHFKDMDELGLTMVDEGGLLLRQLMRQARQRIVKEGSVIRTSVETFMEFIESSPNVFRLLLRERSGTSFEFRAAVAREIQHFSAELTEYLITTGMTRDEAFTQAEASVILVFNSGAEALDLDRRQRDELADRLIMQLRMMAKGAFWYRKERERNRLKGGIE; the protein is encoded by the coding sequence ATGAAACCAATGGGCATTCGCGCACAGCAAAAAGAAAAAACTCGTCGTAGCTTAATTGATGCGGCATTTAGCCAACTCAGTGCTGATCGCAGTTTTTCCAATCTAAGCTTGAGAGAAGTCGCTCGTGAGGCTGGAATAGCACCGACTTCCTTTTATCGTCATTTCAAAGACATGGATGAGCTTGGCTTAACTATGGTTGATGAAGGTGGCTTACTATTGCGCCAGCTAATGCGACAAGCTAGGCAACGCATAGTAAAAGAAGGCAGTGTGATTCGCACATCGGTTGAAACCTTTATGGAATTCATTGAAAGCAGCCCAAACGTATTCAGACTGTTATTGCGAGAGCGCTCAGGAACTTCATTTGAGTTTCGTGCAGCGGTAGCTCGTGAGATACAGCACTTCTCTGCTGAGTTAACCGAATATTTGATAACGACTGGCATGACACGAGATGAAGCTTTTACTCAAGCTGAAGCCTCCGTCATTTTGGTCTTCAACTCAGGGGCAGAAGCATTAGATTTAGATCGACGTCAGCGAGATGAACTGGCTGATCGCTTGATCATGCAATTGCGAATGATGGCCAAAGGGGCTTTTTGGTATCGTAAAGAACGTGAACGTAACCGATTAAAAGGCGGGATTGAATAA
- the sthA gene encoding Si-specific NAD(P)(+) transhydrogenase yields MPHSNHFDVIVIGSGPGGEGAAMGLTKAGLNVAIIEKESSVGGGCTHWGTIPSKALRHAVSRIIEFNSNPLFCQNNKSIHSTFSNILGHAKSVIDKQTRLRQGFYDRNQCTLVFGTARFIDTNTISVLQSDGTEEHYSADKFVIATGSRPYQPDNVDFLHERIYDSDSILSLKHDPQHIIIYGAGVIGCEYASIFRGLGVKTDLINTRDRLLSFLDNETSDALSYHFWNSGVVIRNDETFEKIEGTDDGVIIHLESGKKMRADCLLYANGRTGNTDKLNLGAVGLEADSRGQVSVNSNYQTSISHVYAVGDVIGYPSLASAAYDQGRFVAQAIAKGEAEGHLIEDIPTGIYTIPEISSVGKTEQELTAAKVPYEVGRSSFKHLARAQIAGKDIGSLKILFHRETKEILGIHVFGERAAEIIHIGQAIMEQKGEANTIEYFVNTTFNYPTMAEAYRVAALNGLNRLF; encoded by the coding sequence ATGCCACACTCCAACCACTTTGATGTAATCGTAATTGGTAGTGGCCCCGGAGGCGAAGGGGCAGCGATGGGATTAACCAAAGCCGGGTTGAACGTTGCAATCATTGAAAAAGAGAGCAGCGTTGGTGGTGGTTGTACTCACTGGGGAACCATTCCTTCAAAAGCACTGCGTCATGCCGTGAGTCGTATTATTGAATTCAACAGCAACCCGCTGTTTTGTCAGAACAACAAAAGCATTCACTCAACCTTCTCCAACATACTGGGTCATGCTAAATCAGTCATCGATAAGCAAACTCGACTGCGCCAAGGTTTCTACGATCGCAACCAATGCACACTGGTATTTGGTACTGCGCGTTTTATCGATACCAACACCATCTCGGTTTTACAAAGCGATGGTACTGAAGAACATTACAGTGCAGACAAGTTTGTTATCGCAACAGGTTCACGTCCTTACCAGCCAGACAACGTCGACTTCCTACACGAACGTATCTACGACAGCGACTCGATTCTTTCTCTTAAACACGACCCTCAACACATCATCATTTATGGTGCTGGCGTTATCGGTTGCGAGTACGCGTCGATCTTCCGTGGTTTAGGCGTAAAAACCGATCTCATCAATACACGTGATCGTCTACTGTCATTCCTAGACAATGAAACCTCAGATGCGCTTTCTTACCACTTCTGGAACAGTGGCGTAGTAATTCGTAACGATGAAACCTTTGAGAAAATTGAAGGCACTGACGATGGCGTGATCATTCACCTAGAGTCCGGTAAGAAAATGCGTGCTGATTGCCTACTGTATGCCAATGGCCGAACAGGTAACACAGACAAGCTCAACCTTGGTGCCGTTGGCTTAGAAGCGGACTCTCGTGGACAAGTATCAGTCAACAGCAACTACCAAACCAGTATTAGTCACGTTTATGCCGTGGGTGATGTGATTGGCTACCCTAGCCTAGCAAGTGCTGCCTATGACCAAGGTCGTTTCGTGGCTCAAGCAATAGCGAAAGGCGAAGCGGAAGGCCACCTGATTGAAGACATTCCAACAGGCATCTACACCATTCCTGAGATCAGCTCTGTAGGTAAAACAGAACAAGAGCTTACCGCGGCTAAAGTACCTTATGAAGTGGGACGATCTTCTTTCAAACATCTCGCTCGTGCACAAATCGCAGGCAAAGATATTGGTAGCTTGAAAATCCTATTCCACCGTGAAACCAAAGAGATTTTAGGTATCCACGTGTTTGGTGAGCGTGCTGCTGAGATCATCCACATCGGTCAGGCGATCATGGAACAGAAAGGCGAAGCCAACACCATCGAGTACTTTGTGAATACGACCTTCAACTATCCAACAATGGCCGAAGCTTACCGCGTCGCAGCGCTTAACGGACTTAACCGTTTGTTCTAA
- the dinF gene encoding MATE family efflux transporter DinF: MKLFNPQTIFQTLSNQSMHKKVLLLAIPMVLSNITVPLLGLVDAAVIGHLEHSWYLGGVALGGTMISVTFWLLGFLRMSTTGLAAQSYGANDGKQLGLVFVQGVTMALGFAGVFLLLHSFVADAVFSLSSASDQVKHYGQQYFSIRAWSAPAALTNFVLLGWLLGTQNAKAPMWMVIITNITNIVLDIVFVIGLGWQVEGAALASVIADYAGLTFGLICVYRIWMKRQLPSPWDLFKKTSQGLSRFVKLNRDIFLRSLCLQATFTFMTFQGASFGDDVVAANAVLMSFLMIISYGMDGFAYAMEAMVGKAIGAKDKDELNQSLIGTFFWSFNICLVLTIVFAIAGSSLINMITTIPAVKTQAEVYLPWLIAMPLVSMWCFLLDGIFVGATKGKDMRNSMFVATCSFFAIFYLASGLENHALWLAMLSFMAMRGIGLGVLFISQWKKGEFLA, translated from the coding sequence GTGAAGCTATTTAATCCCCAAACTATTTTTCAAACGCTATCCAATCAATCGATGCACAAAAAAGTGCTGTTGCTCGCGATCCCGATGGTTCTCTCCAATATTACGGTTCCACTACTGGGTTTAGTCGATGCTGCGGTTATCGGTCACTTAGAGCATTCTTGGTATTTAGGTGGTGTCGCTTTGGGTGGGACTATGATCAGCGTGACCTTTTGGTTGCTTGGTTTCCTGCGAATGTCGACGACTGGGTTAGCTGCACAATCTTATGGAGCGAACGATGGCAAGCAACTTGGTTTAGTCTTTGTGCAAGGCGTGACCATGGCACTAGGGTTTGCTGGTGTCTTTTTGCTATTGCACAGCTTCGTTGCGGATGCGGTTTTTTCTCTGAGTAGTGCCAGTGACCAAGTGAAACACTATGGTCAGCAATATTTCTCTATCCGAGCATGGAGTGCACCTGCTGCGTTGACTAACTTTGTGTTGTTAGGTTGGTTACTCGGAACCCAAAATGCCAAAGCACCTATGTGGATGGTGATCATTACTAATATCACCAACATCGTTTTAGATATCGTATTTGTGATTGGCCTCGGCTGGCAAGTTGAAGGCGCTGCGTTAGCATCGGTGATTGCGGACTATGCGGGTCTAACGTTTGGCTTAATTTGTGTGTATCGAATCTGGATGAAGAGACAACTGCCATCCCCATGGGATCTGTTTAAGAAAACCAGCCAAGGTTTGAGTCGTTTCGTGAAATTGAATCGCGACATCTTTCTGCGTTCATTATGTCTGCAAGCCACTTTTACTTTTATGACTTTCCAAGGTGCAAGCTTTGGTGATGATGTGGTGGCAGCCAATGCGGTATTGATGAGTTTCTTGATGATTATCTCTTATGGGATGGATGGTTTTGCCTACGCAATGGAAGCCATGGTCGGTAAAGCGATCGGCGCGAAAGATAAAGATGAGCTAAATCAGTCTTTGATAGGCACCTTCTTCTGGAGCTTCAATATTTGTTTGGTACTGACCATAGTGTTCGCGATTGCTGGGTCTAGTTTGATTAATATGATCACCACAATCCCAGCAGTTAAAACTCAAGCTGAAGTTTATTTACCGTGGTTGATTGCGATGCCGCTCGTTTCTATGTGGTGCTTCTTGCTGGACGGTATCTTCGTGGGCGCAACCAAAGGCAAAGATATGCGTAACAGTATGTTTGTTGCGACCTGCAGTTTCTTTGCGATTTTCTACTTAGCATCAGGTTTAGAAAACCATGCTCTGTGGCTAGCAATGTTGAGCTTTATGGCGATGCGTGGGATTGGTCTTGGTGTTTTATTTATTTCTCAGTGGAAGAAAGGAGAGTTTCTCGCTTAG
- a CDS encoding class I SAM-dependent methyltransferase — MPNPTKPQMKPLVRKPRSSDQKASSDRGSAHQEFQVPTNLVQHLWFRSRESLADDGLVYDPIAAQACKRCQLAPECLTGELDQQQLLYATLTQLCDSQVQQFLSHNPDAWIINVGAGLDTRFYRLDNGRCHWVELDVTENLVWRQRLFHKNERYRLECGSVDDLTWLDELNIPEQASVMVVCEHALLDCSEQQTAHFIQSLSRYFTHAHACLVLAGDKSSSTLGQKLGSGEYAHGLSSPIDSVLNWLPWAQWVKSFSPLEQQCNRWKLWQRLLCKISQFKKRLTPQLVLVKW, encoded by the coding sequence ATGCCAAACCCAACCAAACCTCAAATGAAGCCGCTTGTTCGTAAGCCGCGCTCCTCTGATCAAAAGGCTTCTTCTGATCGAGGGTCTGCACATCAAGAATTTCAAGTTCCGACCAATCTCGTTCAACACCTTTGGTTTCGCAGTCGCGAAAGTCTTGCCGATGATGGTTTAGTTTATGACCCTATTGCAGCTCAAGCCTGCAAGCGTTGCCAACTAGCTCCGGAATGTCTTACCGGTGAACTCGACCAACAACAACTTCTCTATGCCACATTGACTCAACTTTGCGATTCTCAGGTACAGCAGTTTTTATCTCATAACCCAGATGCTTGGATCATTAATGTTGGTGCCGGGCTTGATACGCGTTTCTACCGTTTAGATAATGGCCGTTGTCATTGGGTTGAATTGGATGTCACAGAGAACTTAGTTTGGCGCCAACGCTTGTTCCACAAAAATGAACGCTATCGTTTGGAATGTGGCTCGGTTGACGATCTAACGTGGCTCGATGAATTGAACATTCCAGAGCAAGCCTCAGTGATGGTGGTGTGTGAACATGCTCTGCTTGATTGCAGCGAACAGCAGACGGCACATTTTATTCAGTCTCTCAGTCGTTATTTTACTCATGCCCACGCCTGCTTAGTATTGGCCGGAGATAAGAGCTCAAGTACGTTGGGGCAGAAGCTAGGATCTGGTGAGTATGCTCACGGGTTGTCTTCACCAATAGACAGTGTTCTTAATTGGTTGCCATGGGCGCAATGGGTTAAGTCATTTTCACCACTAGAGCAGCAATGTAACCGTTGGAAGTTGTGGCAACGATTGTTGTGTAAAATTTCTCAGTTTAAAAAGCGCTTAACTCCACAATTAGTACTCGTTAAGTGGTAG